One genomic segment of Nitrososphaera sp. includes these proteins:
- a CDS encoding response regulator: protein MAYVNPVVPNNCKKVMVVDNDRDTVYSLKLALQLRGLVVDAFDSPRESLSAFEPGVYRVALVDLRMREMSGFELARELWGRNPEMQVCFLTGFQINSNEVKKVLPSLKDRCFLKKPMDIGRLATHIQSHLTDGTSPSGTSGLHMDGGKMIPCTE from the coding sequence ATGGCGTATGTTAACCCAGTCGTTCCCAATAACTGCAAAAAGGTAATGGTGGTAGATAATGACAGGGATACGGTGTATTCATTGAAACTTGCTCTCCAGCTGCGAGGGCTTGTAGTTGATGCATTTGATTCGCCGCGCGAATCGCTGTCGGCATTTGAACCGGGTGTATATCGGGTCGCGTTGGTTGATTTGAGGATGAGAGAAATGTCGGGATTTGAACTGGCTCGTGAACTATGGGGTAGAAACCCGGAAATGCAGGTTTGCTTTCTGACGGGTTTTCAGATTAATTCAAATGAAGTAAAGAAGGTCTTGCCCAGCCTGAAGGATCGTTGCTTTTTGAAGAAGCCAATGGATATCGGCCGACTTGCAACTCACATCCAATCACACTTGACAGATGGGACGAGTCCTTCCGGCACCTCAGGACTCCATATGGATGGAGGGAAGATGATCCCATGTACTGAATAG
- a CDS encoding tetratricopeptide repeat protein produces the protein MGRLFGRDAKKADQPSEDSLESNYSEADYQKRDLYKQGLNYMSSEKMHDAVRSFELALRQDPNYVDAWIKKGYAHFHLGEYPVAVSAYDKAIAIDVNNAEAWNLKGLAYYKLKNYEKAIECCDKATDINPNDGMSWYNKACYMTLNGRVDEGLDALKRSIEIDIQNARKAVRDRDFESARAEEGFRRIIEVVVLESIRQGYDYVGKIVWVTGMDKAEIEDALMRLAMKGLVRKIQKKGFTGKDEYYELTKEIAEKVGVSKRTGLFSSRQISAPMQQLKDISEVLGRARESVSRGDLASTLDCFDELVNPAKHGSAMVEQFFDEHRDLRLYKIRLNDRGQEYLNANKSAILGLIDKIDGKVRGGNAVSKVPPKDQP, from the coding sequence ATGGGCAGGTTGTTTGGAAGGGACGCCAAGAAGGCAGATCAACCTTCCGAAGATTCGCTCGAGTCGAATTATTCTGAAGCAGATTATCAAAAGCGTGACCTGTACAAGCAGGGTCTAAATTACATGTCGAGTGAGAAGATGCATGACGCAGTGCGCAGCTTCGAACTGGCGCTTAGACAGGATCCGAATTATGTTGACGCATGGATAAAGAAAGGCTATGCGCATTTTCACCTGGGTGAATATCCAGTCGCAGTCTCGGCATACGACAAGGCGATTGCAATAGACGTCAATAATGCTGAGGCTTGGAATCTCAAGGGACTTGCTTATTACAAGCTCAAGAACTACGAGAAGGCAATCGAGTGTTGCGATAAGGCCACTGATATTAATCCAAACGACGGCATGTCTTGGTACAACAAGGCATGTTATATGACACTCAATGGCAGGGTTGACGAAGGCCTAGATGCCCTGAAGCGTTCTATTGAAATTGACATTCAAAATGCGCGCAAGGCGGTGCGGGACCGCGACTTTGAGAGCGCTCGTGCGGAGGAGGGTTTCAGGAGAATCATAGAGGTCGTTGTACTGGAATCAATCAGGCAGGGCTACGATTACGTCGGCAAGATAGTATGGGTTACTGGGATGGACAAGGCAGAGATAGAAGACGCCTTGATGCGCCTTGCCATGAAGGGGTTGGTAAGAAAAATCCAGAAGAAGGGCTTTACGGGTAAGGACGAGTATTACGAGCTAACCAAAGAAATTGCCGAAAAGGTCGGGGTTTCGAAGCGGACCGGTCTGTTTAGCAGCAGACAGATTTCAGCGCCAATGCAGCAGCTTAAAGACATCAGCGAGGTCCTGGGACGGGCCAGAGAATCCGTAAGCAGAGGAGATTTGGCTTCAACCCTTGATTGCTTTGATGAGCTCGTTAATCCCGCCAAACACGGCAGTGCGATGGTAGAGCAGTTCTTTGACGAGCACCGCGACCTCCGGCTCTACAAGATCCGGTTAAATGACAGAGGCCAGGAATACCTCAATGCAAACAAGAGCGCGATTCTCGGTCTTATCGACAAGATTGACGGAAAAGTCCGCGGCGGCAACGCGGTAAGCAAGGTCCCGCCAAAGGACCAGCCTTAG
- a CDS encoding polyprenyl synthetase family protein, whose translation MRTSGIKGEMEASASTVSDFLLSQLAGKPKELYQASAHNIKSGGKRLRPFMVIKSCELLGGSLSRALPAAAAIELVHNFTLVHDDIMDNDDVRHNSPTVHKFYGLPLAILAGDILFSKAFEILVIHGRKNGVAADRIGEMTSRLAVGCTEVCEGQATDVGLASQAKFPTEAEYISMIGKKTAALFDVACSLGALSSTSNLDQDVQNLSAFGRHIGIAFQLVDDLIGVVGDSKLTGKAAGNDIREGKKTFPIVLSLQKAKGDDKDKILKVLGSHSASPIEINDAVRVVSDLGIEKKVREEAKKHMALALKCLGSYARSDARDSLELSAEFVVGRSL comes from the coding sequence ATGAGAACCAGCGGAATAAAGGGCGAAATGGAGGCGAGTGCTTCTACCGTTAGCGATTTTCTGTTGTCACAACTGGCCGGCAAGCCCAAGGAGCTCTACCAGGCGTCTGCTCACAACATAAAGAGCGGCGGAAAGCGGCTGCGCCCGTTTATGGTTATCAAAAGCTGCGAACTTCTGGGTGGTTCACTGAGTCGAGCACTTCCCGCCGCAGCTGCAATTGAGCTGGTTCACAATTTCACTTTGGTCCACGACGACATAATGGATAACGATGACGTGCGTCATAATTCTCCGACCGTTCACAAGTTCTACGGACTTCCGCTTGCCATACTTGCGGGCGATATCCTGTTTTCAAAGGCCTTTGAGATACTTGTCATTCACGGCAGGAAAAATGGCGTCGCCGCCGACCGGATTGGCGAGATGACCTCGAGGCTGGCGGTGGGTTGCACCGAGGTTTGCGAAGGCCAGGCGACCGACGTAGGTCTGGCATCGCAAGCCAAGTTTCCAACCGAAGCCGAATACATTAGCATGATAGGCAAAAAGACGGCGGCGCTCTTTGACGTCGCCTGCAGTCTGGGTGCATTGTCCTCGACATCGAACCTTGATCAGGACGTGCAAAATCTCTCTGCATTTGGAAGGCACATTGGAATTGCCTTCCAGCTGGTCGATGATCTAATTGGAGTAGTGGGCGACTCCAAACTGACAGGCAAGGCCGCCGGCAACGACATACGGGAGGGCAAGAAAACGTTTCCAATAGTGCTTTCGCTGCAAAAGGCAAAGGGCGACGACAAAGACAAGATCCTGAAGGTGCTAGGTTCGCATAGTGCATCGCCCATCGAAATTAACGACGCCGTGCGGGTCGTTTCAGACCTCGGGATCGAGAAAAAGGTCAGGGAAGAAGCCAAGAAGCACATGGCGCTGGCGCTAAAGTGCCTTGGCAGTTATGCACGCTCCGATGCGAGGGACTCGCTGGAACTTTCTGCCGAATTTGTTGTTGGCAGGAGCCTTTAA
- a CDS encoding class I SAM-dependent methyltransferase — MTANADYRTARRFFTSKTATSYDFVVKCATLNQDIKWKKQVSVLSRTSSAVLDLACGTGILSQHLRDENISVLAGLDLTREFLFAFERKIGVPAAQGTAESLPFREDLFDAVVSSYLAKYIDPEKVVNESYRVLKPGGLLVFHDFSMPSVAAIRLLWKMHFGILRLAGLFAHSWQIVFNELRQVIEQSTWEEVTVQALKSNGFEKISVLPLTFGTSCIISGRKP, encoded by the coding sequence TTGACGGCGAATGCGGATTACCGGACTGCAAGGCGATTCTTTACAAGCAAGACTGCGACCTCATACGATTTTGTGGTAAAGTGCGCGACACTGAACCAGGATATCAAATGGAAAAAGCAGGTTTCGGTGCTGAGTAGGACATCGTCCGCGGTGTTGGATCTTGCGTGCGGTACTGGAATACTTTCACAGCATCTTCGCGACGAGAACATTTCAGTGCTTGCAGGGTTGGATTTGACCAGGGAGTTCCTCTTCGCTTTTGAGAGAAAAATAGGAGTGCCGGCCGCTCAGGGCACTGCCGAGTCGCTCCCGTTTCGCGAAGACTTGTTTGACGCCGTAGTCTCCTCGTACCTTGCCAAATACATCGATCCAGAAAAGGTCGTGAATGAATCGTACCGGGTCCTCAAACCTGGCGGGCTTCTCGTATTTCACGATTTTTCGATGCCGAGCGTGGCCGCTATCAGACTGTTGTGGAAAATGCATTTTGGAATTCTGCGGCTTGCAGGACTGTTCGCCCATTCTTGGCAGATTGTCTTTAACGAACTCAGGCAGGTAATCGAGCAATCGACCTGGGAGGAAGTGACCGTCCAGGCCCTCAAATCGAACGGGTTTGAGAAAATCAGCGTTCTGCCCTTAACATTCGGAACATCGTGCATAATATCTGGAAGGAAGCCATGA
- a CDS encoding isopentenyl phosphate kinase: MRGLALIKLGGSIVTFKERAVAANEHSIAKICLALSQITSGAHRRPLIVVHGGGSFGHYWSVRYDMHTKPSAYDPLGVGIVHDSMVRLNEIIINNMLQKGIPAYSVPPSVFTRARVPIADRIKELAAMTASVVPVTFGDAVYTDAKNYSILSGDSIMTILAKALRPEKVIFVTNVDGIYEDLKSGKLVEEIITGSKSSDRAINFSNLSGADVTGGMQRKVTESQEIASLGIDVHIINGLEPQRIVDAIEGKKVVGTIVRRGSR, encoded by the coding sequence ATGCGCGGTCTTGCTCTGATAAAGCTCGGTGGCTCTATTGTAACCTTCAAAGAGCGAGCGGTAGCCGCTAACGAACATTCGATAGCCAAGATCTGCTTGGCGCTTAGCCAAATTACTAGCGGGGCTCATCGGCGTCCCCTTATCGTCGTTCACGGCGGGGGCTCTTTTGGACACTACTGGTCGGTTAGATACGATATGCATACAAAACCATCTGCCTACGATCCACTCGGAGTCGGAATAGTACACGACTCGATGGTCAGGCTAAACGAGATAATCATAAACAACATGCTCCAGAAAGGAATCCCTGCGTACTCGGTCCCGCCATCCGTCTTTACTCGTGCAAGGGTGCCAATTGCAGACCGCATCAAGGAGCTGGCGGCAATGACTGCCAGCGTCGTGCCCGTGACTTTTGGCGATGCAGTCTACACCGATGCGAAGAACTATAGCATCTTGTCCGGCGATTCCATCATGACGATTCTTGCAAAGGCACTCAGGCCGGAAAAAGTGATATTCGTGACAAATGTTGACGGAATTTACGAGGATCTGAAATCCGGCAAACTCGTGGAGGAGATAATCACGGGCAGCAAATCCTCGGACCGCGCAATAAACTTCTCAAACCTTTCTGGTGCCGATGTCACGGGGGGCATGCAGCGCAAGGTAACCGAGTCGCAGGAAATCGCATCACTTGGAATTGACGTTCACATCATCAACGGGCTTGAGCCCCAGAGAATTGTCGATGCCATCGAAGGAAAGAAGGTAGTTGGCACTATCGTCAGGCGAGGGAGCAGGTGA
- a CDS encoding glutamate--tRNA ligase, whose product MSSDGELGRLLLATALKNAVEHSGKAQFEAVMAKVIGARPDLRSTIKSIIPEIRAVVEKVNSMSPGAQKTELEQLTPAATNASQPTQKSTEPRSLSPLNGAVRGQVVTRFPPEPNGYPHIGHAKAAIIDEEYARMYEGRLVLRFDDTNPAKEKLEYYDAIREGLDWLGVKPDAVKNTSDDIQILQNLGKKMVEAGGAYVCTCDVETIHALRAKGLACPCRDDESANLERLDMMFGGRYQQNDAIIRFKGNMADDNTAMRDPTLFRIIEGNHPLLGDKIRVWPTYDFAAPIEDSLDGVTHAMRTKEYELRNELYFAILDRLSLRKPQMIEFSRLEFEGVPVSKRKLKPLIENGSVSGWDDPRLPTLAAFRRRGFRPEAIRKFVLSLGITLAETKPPFEALEAYNRKLIDPVAPRLFFVEDPIPVEIEGLEPRKITLKNHPTDASLGTRELNISSNTVFIQKSDASRLRVSDDVRLIELCNIKVTEIEGGSGAVKATAATSQEITQAMPKIQWVAKNDILDFEVLMPKPLYAGEEYNPNSLQVASGFAESYVASLGVGSILQFVRFGFCRIDSRNRAILTHK is encoded by the coding sequence ATGTCTTCAGATGGCGAGCTCGGCCGCCTTCTTCTAGCAACTGCCCTGAAAAACGCCGTCGAGCACTCTGGCAAAGCACAGTTCGAAGCCGTAATGGCGAAGGTCATTGGTGCCCGACCTGATTTGCGCTCGACGATAAAATCGATTATTCCGGAAATTAGGGCCGTCGTTGAGAAGGTCAACTCGATGTCTCCCGGCGCGCAAAAGACCGAGCTAGAACAGTTGACACCTGCGGCAACAAATGCCTCGCAGCCAACACAAAAGAGCACAGAACCGCGTTCCCTTTCTCCGCTAAACGGCGCGGTAAGAGGACAGGTTGTTACCAGGTTCCCGCCAGAGCCCAACGGGTACCCTCACATCGGTCATGCTAAGGCTGCCATCATTGACGAAGAATATGCACGGATGTACGAGGGGCGACTTGTCCTGCGCTTTGACGATACCAACCCTGCCAAGGAAAAGTTGGAGTATTACGACGCCATCCGAGAGGGGCTTGATTGGCTTGGAGTAAAACCAGACGCCGTCAAGAACACCTCGGACGACATCCAGATACTTCAGAATCTTGGAAAAAAAATGGTCGAGGCCGGCGGGGCATACGTATGCACGTGCGACGTCGAGACTATTCACGCGCTTCGAGCCAAGGGGCTTGCCTGTCCCTGCCGCGATGACGAGTCGGCAAACCTTGAGAGGCTTGACATGATGTTTGGCGGTCGATATCAGCAAAACGATGCCATAATCCGGTTCAAAGGCAATATGGCAGACGATAATACTGCGATGCGAGACCCGACACTGTTTAGGATCATAGAGGGAAACCATCCCCTGCTCGGCGACAAGATTCGGGTCTGGCCTACCTATGATTTCGCCGCGCCGATTGAGGACAGTCTGGACGGGGTTACCCATGCAATGCGCACCAAAGAGTATGAGCTAAGGAACGAACTGTACTTTGCGATTCTAGATAGGCTATCGCTGCGAAAACCGCAAATGATCGAATTTTCGAGGCTGGAATTTGAGGGAGTGCCTGTTTCAAAGCGCAAGTTAAAACCACTCATCGAAAATGGCTCGGTCTCAGGGTGGGACGATCCTCGCCTTCCTACGCTTGCCGCATTCCGCAGACGCGGGTTCAGGCCCGAGGCCATCCGCAAGTTCGTTCTGTCGCTTGGGATAACGCTTGCCGAGACAAAACCGCCCTTCGAGGCACTCGAGGCATACAACCGAAAGTTAATTGACCCCGTCGCTCCGCGGCTCTTTTTCGTCGAAGACCCGATTCCCGTTGAAATAGAGGGTCTTGAACCGCGAAAGATAACGCTGAAAAATCATCCGACGGACGCCTCACTCGGGACGCGTGAATTGAACATCAGTTCTAACACGGTTTTCATTCAAAAGTCCGACGCAAGCCGACTTCGGGTGTCCGACGACGTACGTCTAATCGAACTCTGCAACATAAAAGTCACTGAAATCGAAGGGGGTAGTGGGGCTGTCAAGGCCACCGCTGCCACCTCTCAGGAAATCACGCAGGCCATGCCAAAAATACAGTGGGTAGCAAAGAATGATATACTTGATTTTGAAGTTCTTATGCCTAAGCCTCTGTATGCGGGTGAGGAGTACAACCCAAACAGCCTACAGGTTGCATCCGGATTCGCCGAGTCTTATGTTGCAAGCCTTGGAGTCGGATCGATCCTGCAGTTTGTAAGGTTTGGTTTCTGCAGAATCGACAGCAGAAACAGGGCAATCCTGACTCACAAATAG
- a CDS encoding fumarylacetoacetate hydrolase family protein, which translates to MKIARIKSKDVNGTYALISPDEKHLVTRSEIQTQTSIPIPLSVKEFMFGAWLEEVKKNEHRLKYVHKIQDVELLAPIPNPPKIICLAFNYYDHARDAGLTPSDEPVIFMKPRTALNEPYSDVICPSFVTRLDYEAEIGVIIGKHTKKISEEDALSSVFGYMVFHDVSARDIQFKDKQFTRGKGIDSFAPCGPWITTREEVPDPQNIMITTKVNGETRQNSSSSNMVIPIRRIISALSVTMTLEPGDIISTGTPAGVAMSMKEPRYLKDGDVVEITIERLGTIRNRIVFR; encoded by the coding sequence TTGAAAATAGCAAGGATCAAGAGCAAAGATGTTAACGGGACTTATGCGCTGATATCGCCAGATGAAAAACACCTAGTTACACGTTCCGAGATCCAGACCCAGACAAGCATACCCATTCCTCTGAGCGTCAAGGAATTCATGTTCGGGGCATGGCTCGAAGAGGTCAAGAAAAACGAACACCGGCTAAAGTATGTTCATAAGATTCAGGATGTCGAGCTGCTTGCACCCATACCAAACCCTCCAAAGATAATCTGCCTTGCCTTCAATTATTACGATCACGCACGCGATGCAGGTCTTACGCCTTCTGATGAGCCGGTGATATTCATGAAGCCAAGGACAGCGCTGAATGAGCCGTACAGCGATGTCATCTGTCCGTCATTTGTTACCCGTCTGGACTATGAAGCGGAGATAGGCGTTATAATAGGCAAGCACACAAAAAAGATCTCCGAGGAGGATGCACTTTCTTCCGTCTTTGGATATATGGTGTTTCACGACGTCTCGGCACGCGACATCCAGTTCAAGGACAAGCAGTTTACCCGCGGGAAGGGAATCGACTCGTTTGCTCCATGCGGGCCATGGATTACGACCAGAGAGGAAGTGCCCGATCCACAGAACATAATGATTACAACAAAGGTTAACGGGGAGACAAGGCAAAACTCTTCTAGCTCGAACATGGTCATACCCATAAGGCGAATTATTTCTGCGCTGAGCGTCACGATGACGCTGGAGCCAGGCGACATTATCTCCACGGGCACGCCTGCAGGGGTTGCCATGTCCATGAAGGAACCGAGGTACCTGAAGGACGGCGACGTGGTCGAGATAACGATTGAGCGCCTTGGGACTATCCGGAACAGGATAGTGTTTCGGTAA
- a CDS encoding ferredoxin--NADP reductase → MVVDNKGKITYIQIIKEDLAVFHVTPDSGQIPDFKAGQFVTLGAFVPSEKKIIRRAYSIASPPEQKKRFELYIRWVRKPLPGRLTTELFNKKEGDEIIWVKPTGIFTINEKMPDGRPDNRRLVLIGGGTGLAPFISYTLHLKAQNSKREIVVLHGASYVDEIGYKDLLKGLEEESLDKGKDAWNFRYRASISRPQEWFNRSWSGQTGRVESFLRPAAGKDMSPLEELVGEKVTPENSSFYICGWQGTVDGVLEHLVPKGFVTERNKRKDGSFDVKFESYG, encoded by the coding sequence ATGGTCGTCGATAACAAAGGCAAGATTACGTACATTCAGATAATCAAGGAAGATCTCGCGGTTTTTCACGTGACGCCTGATTCAGGTCAAATCCCTGACTTCAAGGCGGGTCAGTTCGTAACGCTGGGCGCGTTTGTTCCTAGCGAAAAGAAGATTATCCGAAGGGCGTACTCGATAGCCTCGCCTCCGGAGCAGAAGAAGCGATTTGAACTCTACATCCGATGGGTTCGCAAGCCTCTCCCGGGTCGGCTTACCACCGAGCTTTTCAACAAGAAAGAAGGCGATGAAATTATTTGGGTAAAGCCGACAGGAATATTTACAATAAATGAAAAGATGCCCGACGGGCGTCCGGACAACCGCAGGCTGGTCCTCATCGGAGGTGGAACCGGGCTTGCACCCTTTATCTCTTACACCTTGCATCTAAAGGCCCAGAATTCAAAGCGCGAAATTGTGGTCCTTCATGGAGCCAGCTATGTCGACGAAATTGGATACAAGGATCTGCTAAAAGGCCTGGAAGAAGAAAGCCTCGACAAGGGCAAGGATGCCTGGAACTTTAGGTATCGCGCGAGCATCAGCAGGCCCCAGGAATGGTTCAATAGGTCATGGAGTGGTCAAACTGGGCGCGTAGAGTCGTTCCTCCGACCTGCAGCAGGAAAGGATATGTCGCCGCTTGAGGAACTTGTTGGCGAAAAGGTAACACCAGAAAACTCTTCGTTCTATATCTGTGGCTGGCAGGGGACTGTTGACGGCGTTCTTGAGCACCTTGTACCGAAAGGCTTCGTGACAGAGAGAAACAAGAGAAAGGACGGAAGCTTTGACGTCAAGTTTGAATCCTACGGCTAG
- a CDS encoding radical SAM protein encodes MTNYRGNFLYGFIACGPYELVPEFVFDKLFCPSVETDASTGEVKVAQCGLRRVESALLKEYQRDEVFLAHPEMLAKCIGPETKVVGINVMDPLGMAPVTTTMSPEKLSYVAMKFKKMCASIIQLKKKYGFKVVVGGNGSWELAKPDRMKIHGIDTVVIGEADELALDLFRDLEEGGAPELLHTFVRNIDNIPLMKGPTVNSLIEAMRGCGRGCDFCDVNKRSKKDFPLERLQKEAQMNLDYGFDSIWLQSDEMLLYGCDNKDFVPNADAILNLWSGLKSTGARFVGTTHMTLSAVASSPDLIRKMSEINGMNVAGGRWLATNLGVETVAPRMVKKHLGVKTKPFQPEEWGSVVREGCKILNQNNWFPALTLIIGWPDETPDETQYTIDLIEDFRQTGMRGLVAPLLYQDFSEKNSMHFGNLNEAQFTLFWRCWEHNLRVINDIIPIIIRNKTYGPAMKIFMAALIKAGTWAIMKYLRGLSKELFHGQVPEDIVARYSGKRSVTASLPPKL; translated from the coding sequence ATGACAAATTACAGGGGCAATTTTCTATACGGGTTTATAGCATGTGGCCCCTATGAATTGGTGCCCGAGTTTGTTTTTGACAAACTTTTCTGCCCAAGCGTTGAGACTGATGCGAGCACCGGCGAGGTCAAAGTTGCGCAGTGTGGGCTCCGTCGTGTCGAGTCCGCTCTTCTGAAGGAGTACCAGCGCGACGAGGTATTCCTGGCCCACCCGGAAATGCTAGCCAAGTGCATCGGCCCGGAAACCAAAGTGGTGGGCATCAATGTCATGGATCCACTAGGTATGGCGCCCGTTACCACCACGATGTCACCGGAAAAACTTTCGTACGTTGCAATGAAATTCAAAAAAATGTGCGCTTCAATCATCCAACTCAAGAAGAAATACGGCTTCAAGGTAGTCGTGGGAGGCAATGGCTCGTGGGAGCTGGCCAAACCCGACAGGATGAAAATTCACGGTATCGACACAGTCGTAATAGGTGAGGCAGATGAATTGGCGCTGGATCTGTTCAGAGACCTGGAGGAAGGCGGGGCGCCCGAGCTGCTTCACACTTTTGTCCGCAACATTGACAACATCCCCCTCATGAAAGGTCCTACCGTTAACTCCCTTATTGAGGCGATGAGAGGATGTGGCAGAGGCTGCGACTTTTGCGACGTCAACAAGCGCTCAAAGAAGGACTTTCCACTCGAGCGGCTCCAGAAGGAGGCCCAGATGAACCTAGACTATGGATTTGATTCCATTTGGCTTCAGTCAGACGAGATGCTGCTGTACGGATGTGATAACAAGGACTTTGTTCCAAACGCTGATGCAATACTTAATCTCTGGAGCGGGCTCAAGTCCACGGGTGCACGGTTCGTTGGAACCACACATATGACGCTCTCAGCAGTGGCGTCTTCACCGGATTTGATTCGAAAGATGTCTGAAATCAACGGCATGAACGTCGCCGGTGGAAGGTGGCTCGCCACTAACTTGGGCGTCGAGACGGTCGCTCCCAGAATGGTCAAGAAACATCTCGGAGTAAAGACAAAGCCTTTCCAGCCTGAAGAGTGGGGCTCCGTTGTCAGAGAAGGTTGCAAGATACTGAATCAGAACAATTGGTTCCCCGCATTGACGCTTATCATCGGATGGCCAGATGAGACTCCCGACGAGACGCAGTACACCATTGACCTTATTGAAGACTTTAGACAGACCGGCATGAGGGGGCTTGTGGCGCCGCTCCTATACCAAGACTTTTCGGAAAAGAATTCAATGCACTTTGGCAATCTTAACGAGGCCCAATTCACTCTGTTCTGGAGATGCTGGGAGCACAACCTGCGGGTGATTAACGACATTATACCCATAATTATCAGGAACAAGACGTACGGGCCTGCCATGAAGATCTTTATGGCAGCGCTGATCAAGGCAGGCACCTGGGCGATAATGAAGTACCTGCGGGGCTTGTCAAAGGAGCTCTTCCACGGACAGGTTCCGGAGGATATCGTTGCAAGATACTCGGGCAAGCGTTCAGTGACGGCAAGCTTGCCGCCGAAACTCTAG
- a CDS encoding NUDIX domain-containing protein — protein sequence MVAEQSIGAVVKLDSSLDEPAHFLLLRNRRGFWGFPQGHKEKGESEIQTLVREVQEETGITNLDIKSYVGKIRYSYFKGDGMKSEKEVTFYFATTPTKDVVISKEHEEYRWVTLSDALNMLDHAKLKLILTKGHRRGLY from the coding sequence GTGGTCGCAGAACAGTCGATTGGTGCAGTAGTCAAGTTAGATTCCAGCCTTGATGAGCCTGCACATTTTCTTCTGCTGCGAAACAGGAGGGGCTTCTGGGGGTTCCCGCAAGGTCATAAAGAAAAGGGCGAAAGTGAGATTCAAACTCTCGTAAGAGAAGTGCAAGAGGAGACAGGAATCACGAATCTCGACATAAAATCCTACGTAGGCAAGATAAGATACTCGTACTTCAAGGGAGATGGCATGAAGTCAGAGAAGGAGGTTACCTTCTACTTTGCCACTACACCGACGAAGGACGTTGTAATATCCAAAGAGCACGAGGAATATCGCTGGGTAACCTTGTCAGATGCCCTCAACATGCTCGATCACGCCAAGCTAAAACTAATCCTAACAAAGGGACACAGAAGAGGTCTTTACTAA
- the fni gene encoding type 2 isopentenyl-diphosphate Delta-isomerase has translation MKERKRDGIEIPLHKDVQSKAISTYLECVRLVHNALPEIDLQDVETSVTFLGHRFSAPLVIDSMTGGTDEATVINGRLGELAQKAGLAMGLGSQRAGLKSEELASTYSVARKNAPDAFLIANIGGAQLAAGLGIDEARKIVKMIRANALVVHLNPLQELVQPEGEPRYRGVLGKISELVREAGVPVIVKEVGAGISREVAIKLEMAGVSAINVAGAGGTSWAGVEKVRADAVNNERKSRLGGLLWDWGIPTALSLIEARRAVKVPLIASGGLRNGLDVAKCVALGATMCGMAHPFLLRASQSGASLESFAQEVLDELRGIMFLVGARNVTELQRSRYILTGALAEEISVRP, from the coding sequence ATCAAGGAGCGAAAAAGGGACGGAATCGAGATCCCCCTGCACAAGGATGTCCAGTCAAAGGCGATTTCCACTTATCTTGAATGCGTCAGGCTGGTCCACAATGCCTTGCCGGAAATAGACCTCCAGGATGTAGAAACATCTGTGACGTTTCTTGGTCACCGGTTTTCTGCCCCGCTTGTAATAGACTCTATGACCGGGGGTACCGACGAGGCCACTGTCATAAATGGGAGGCTGGGCGAGTTGGCCCAAAAGGCCGGACTTGCCATGGGGCTTGGCAGCCAGCGCGCGGGGCTAAAGAGTGAGGAACTAGCCTCGACCTACTCGGTGGCCCGTAAGAATGCCCCGGACGCATTTCTAATCGCAAACATCGGCGGTGCCCAACTTGCAGCAGGGCTGGGCATAGATGAAGCCCGGAAAATCGTAAAAATGATTCGCGCAAACGCCCTTGTGGTGCACCTCAACCCTCTGCAGGAGCTCGTGCAGCCAGAGGGCGAACCGCGCTACAGGGGAGTGCTTGGAAAGATTTCCGAGCTTGTACGAGAAGCTGGCGTGCCCGTTATTGTCAAGGAAGTGGGCGCCGGGATATCCCGCGAGGTTGCTATAAAGCTGGAGATGGCCGGCGTCTCGGCGATAAATGTAGCCGGCGCTGGCGGCACCTCGTGGGCGGGCGTTGAGAAGGTCCGAGCAGATGCAGTAAACAATGAGCGCAAGTCACGTCTTGGAGGTCTGCTCTGGGACTGGGGCATCCCGACTGCGCTGAGCCTCATTGAGGCTCGCAGAGCGGTAAAGGTTCCGCTGATTGCGTCCGGCGGCCTGCGCAACGGTCTGGATGTGGCCAAGTGCGTCGCGCTCGGTGCCACGATGTGCGGAATGGCTCACCCATTCCTCTTGAGGGCTTCTCAATCGGGTGCAAGCCTCGAATCGTTTGCGCAAGAAGTTCTGGACGAGCTGCGCGGCATAATGTTTCTCGTGGGGGCCAGAAATGTTACTGAACTTCAGCGCTCAAGGTATATATTGACAGGTGCTCTAGCAGAGGAGATCAGCGTCCGTCCATGA